One window of Sinorhizobium numidicum genomic DNA carries:
- a CDS encoding haloacid dehalogenase type II: MSHAAYVFDAYGTLFDVHAAVRRHAEAIGPDGQAFSELWRAKQLEYSWVRSLMGAYVDFWQLTEQSLDYAFARFPSADPKLKKRLLDAYWALDCYPEVPAVLRGLKERGARIAILSNGSPAMLASAVKNAALDIIIDDVFSVDAVRAFKTAPAVYDLVTTQYRLYPHAVSFQSSNRWDIAGATKFGFRTVWINRADMPDEYKDYGPALILPSLESLQFGI, from the coding sequence ATGTCTCACGCGGCCTATGTCTTCGACGCCTATGGGACGCTTTTCGATGTGCATGCGGCCGTGCGCCGCCATGCAGAGGCCATCGGGCCCGATGGCCAGGCCTTTTCCGAGCTCTGGCGCGCCAAGCAACTCGAATATTCTTGGGTGCGCTCGCTGATGGGTGCCTATGTCGACTTCTGGCAGTTGACGGAGCAATCGCTGGATTACGCCTTCGCGCGCTTCCCTTCGGCCGATCCGAAGCTCAAGAAGCGGCTGCTCGACGCCTATTGGGCGCTCGATTGCTACCCGGAGGTTCCGGCCGTGCTGCGGGGATTGAAGGAGCGCGGCGCCCGCATCGCCATCCTTTCGAACGGCTCACCCGCAATGCTTGCCTCCGCCGTGAAGAATGCCGCCCTCGACATTATCATAGACGACGTCTTCTCGGTCGATGCGGTCAGAGCCTTCAAGACGGCACCCGCCGTCTACGACCTGGTGACGACGCAATACCGGCTTTATCCGCATGCGGTTTCGTTCCAGTCGTCGAACCGCTGGGACATTGCAGGTGCGACCAAGTTCGGCTTCCGCACGGTCTGGATCAACCGCGCCGATATGCCGGACGAATATAAGGATTATGGTCCGGCGCTCATCCTGCCCTCGCTTGAAAGCCTGCAGTTCGGCATATGA
- a CDS encoding phosphatase: MALAAQATESELYRPVLEANPEHANGWPVRVIVSSQTEARHNRVLWAPTHLISIRAPASRLLSMIELPPERHLELHFGDATDPDAPDAARFEAVEAAFAFVDSLPEDAHLLVHCLRGIGRSTALTLGILARYMAPESAAAALHALRPEAKPNRHVVGLCDAALGLKGKLAKQALRFPAKVWKG; this comes from the coding sequence ATGGCGCTTGCGGCTCAGGCGACAGAAAGCGAACTTTACCGCCCCGTTCTCGAAGCCAATCCAGAACATGCGAACGGCTGGCCGGTGCGCGTGATCGTGAGTTCGCAGACCGAGGCGCGGCACAATCGCGTGCTCTGGGCGCCGACGCATCTCATCTCTATCCGCGCGCCCGCAAGCCGGCTGCTTTCCATGATCGAACTGCCGCCGGAGCGGCATCTGGAACTCCATTTCGGCGACGCCACCGATCCGGATGCGCCGGACGCCGCACGTTTCGAGGCGGTCGAGGCGGCTTTTGCTTTTGTCGACAGTCTGCCGGAGGACGCGCATCTGCTCGTCCACTGTCTTCGGGGCATCGGCCGCTCGACGGCGCTGACGCTCGGCATCCTGGCGCGCTACATGGCGCCGGAGAGCGCGGCTGCCGCCCTTCACGCGCTGCGCCCCGAAGCCAAGCCGAACCGCCACGTAGTCGGCCTCTGCGATGCGGCTCTCGGCCTCAAGGGCAAACTGGCCAAGCAGGCGCTGCGGTTCCCTGCAAAGGTCTGGAAAGGCTGA
- a CDS encoding zinc-dependent alcohol dehydrogenase family protein: MKAIYYDAFEKTPEIKMLPDPTPTEYGVVIKVEATGLCRSDWHGWMGHDADIRLPHVPGHELAGTIAAAGRGVLRYKAGDRVTVPFVSGCGRCGECRSGNQQVCEAQFQPGFTHWGSFAEFVALDFADQNLVHLPESMDSATAASLGCRFATSFRAIADQARVQGGEWVAVHGCGGVGLSAIMIAAALGANPIAIDISEEKLAFARRLGAVAAINGRETEDVAGAVKEITKGGAHVSIDALGSPVTCFNSIKNLRRRGRHVQVGLMLADHATPQIPMAQVIGHELEIYGSHGMQAWRYDAMLAMITAGKLDPKQLIGREISLEEAVPALVAMDRATDLGISVITRF, from the coding sequence ATGAAAGCGATCTATTACGACGCATTCGAAAAGACGCCGGAAATCAAGATGCTGCCGGACCCGACGCCGACGGAATACGGCGTCGTCATCAAGGTCGAGGCGACCGGACTTTGCCGCAGCGACTGGCACGGCTGGATGGGGCACGACGCGGATATCCGCCTGCCGCACGTGCCCGGCCACGAGCTCGCCGGAACAATCGCCGCCGCCGGTCGCGGCGTCTTGCGTTATAAGGCCGGCGACCGCGTGACGGTGCCTTTCGTTTCCGGCTGCGGACGCTGCGGCGAGTGCCGCTCCGGCAACCAACAGGTCTGCGAAGCACAGTTCCAGCCCGGCTTCACCCATTGGGGCTCCTTTGCCGAGTTTGTGGCGCTCGACTTTGCCGACCAGAACCTCGTGCACCTGCCGGAGAGCATGGATTCTGCGACCGCCGCAAGCCTTGGCTGCCGCTTCGCCACCTCCTTCCGGGCCATCGCCGACCAGGCACGGGTCCAGGGCGGCGAATGGGTAGCGGTGCACGGCTGCGGCGGTGTCGGCCTCTCGGCGATCATGATCGCCGCCGCACTCGGCGCCAATCCGATCGCGATCGACATTTCCGAGGAAAAGCTCGCCTTCGCCCGCAGGCTCGGCGCCGTCGCCGCAATCAACGGCCGCGAAACGGAAGATGTCGCCGGTGCGGTGAAGGAGATCACCAAAGGCGGCGCCCATGTTTCGATCGATGCGCTCGGCTCCCCCGTCACCTGCTTCAATTCGATCAAGAACCTCCGCCGGCGCGGCCGGCATGTGCAGGTGGGCCTGATGCTCGCAGACCATGCGACTCCACAAATCCCGATGGCGCAGGTGATCGGCCACGAACTCGAGATCTATGGCAGCCACGGCATGCAGGCCTGGCGCTACGACGCGATGCTCGCGATGATCACGGCCGGCAAACTCGATCCGAAACAGTTGATCGGCCGCGAGATTTCGTTGGAAGAGGCCGTGCCGGCGCTGGTGGCGATGGACCGTGCGACCGACCTCGGCATCAGCGTGATTACAAGGTTCTGA
- a CDS encoding branched-chain amino acid aminotransferase, with the protein MAVDTSPRSTTWTYVDGEWLSGNPPLIGPTSHAMWLGSTVFDGARWFDGIAPDLDLHCQRVNRSAVSLGLKPTMAAEEIEALTWEGVKKFDGKTALYVKPMYWGEHGSWSVVAVDPESTRFALCLFEAPMGNAHAGSSLTLSPFRRPTIECMPTDAKAGCLYPNNGRILSEARSRGFDNALVRDMLGNIAETGSSNVFMVKDGVIFTPAANKTFLAGITRFRGMGLLREAGFEVIETTLTMADFEAADEIFTTGNYSKVLPVTRLEGRDLQAGPIAAKARDLYMDWAHSSGDV; encoded by the coding sequence ATGGCCGTCGATACATCACCCCGCTCCACCACCTGGACCTATGTCGATGGTGAGTGGCTTTCCGGCAATCCGCCGCTGATCGGACCGACGTCTCACGCGATGTGGCTCGGCTCGACCGTGTTCGACGGCGCGCGCTGGTTTGACGGCATCGCCCCGGATCTCGATCTGCATTGCCAGCGCGTCAATCGTTCTGCCGTGTCGCTCGGCCTGAAGCCCACGATGGCTGCCGAAGAGATCGAGGCGCTCACCTGGGAGGGCGTGAAGAAGTTCGACGGAAAGACGGCCCTTTATGTAAAGCCGATGTATTGGGGTGAGCACGGCTCATGGAGCGTTGTAGCCGTCGATCCGGAATCGACCCGCTTCGCACTCTGCCTGTTCGAGGCGCCGATGGGCAATGCCCATGCCGGCTCGTCGCTGACGCTATCGCCGTTCCGCCGCCCGACGATCGAATGCATGCCGACGGACGCCAAAGCCGGCTGCCTCTATCCCAACAATGGCCGCATTTTAAGCGAGGCGCGTTCGCGCGGCTTCGACAATGCGCTCGTGCGCGACATGCTCGGCAATATCGCCGAGACCGGTTCGTCCAATGTCTTCATGGTGAAGGACGGCGTCATTTTCACGCCGGCGGCGAACAAGACCTTCCTTGCTGGCATTACCCGTTTTCGCGGCATGGGCCTTTTGCGCGAGGCTGGCTTCGAAGTGATCGAAACCACGCTGACCATGGCCGATTTCGAGGCGGCCGACGAAATCTTCACGACCGGCAACTATTCGAAAGTGCTGCCGGTCACCCGCCTGGAAGGCCGGGACCTGCAGGCCGGCCCGATCGCCGCCAAGGCCCGTGATCTCTACATGGATTGGGCGCATTCGAGCGGTGACGTGTAG
- a CDS encoding YdeI/OmpD-associated family protein, with protein sequence MTGGTSNLKRAIHPMPDDIASRLRDSGLEAAYAARPAYQRNDYLGWISRAKHEETRERRMAQMLAELKAGDTYMRMPYRGRSGAK encoded by the coding sequence ATGACCGGCGGCACCAGCAATCTCAAGCGCGCGATCCACCCGATGCCGGACGATATCGCCAGCCGATTGCGCGACAGCGGCCTCGAGGCTGCCTATGCGGCGCGTCCGGCCTACCAACGCAACGATTATCTCGGCTGGATTTCGCGGGCGAAGCATGAAGAGACCCGCGAAAGACGCATGGCGCAGATGCTCGCCGAACTTAAGGCCGGCGACACCTATATGCGCATGCCGTATCGTGGCCGGAGTGGCGCGAAATAG
- a CDS encoding VOC family protein, whose translation MEFHQGRLIDHIHLRVGDLNVSKRFYQAVLGALGHQPSYQSNSAFAFDEFYVDQADDYCTRVHLAFQAADQDAVQRFYKAGLAHGGMDNGAPGERQYHPGYYAAFLFDPDGNNIEAVYHGPTTRSSADVLVRPIEI comes from the coding sequence ATGGAGTTCCATCAGGGACGGCTCATCGACCATATTCATCTTCGCGTCGGCGACCTCAACGTCAGCAAGCGCTTCTATCAGGCCGTGCTTGGCGCGCTCGGTCACCAGCCGAGCTACCAGAGCAATTCAGCCTTTGCATTCGACGAGTTCTACGTCGATCAGGCGGATGACTATTGCACCCGCGTCCATCTCGCCTTCCAGGCCGCCGACCAGGATGCCGTGCAGCGATTTTACAAGGCGGGACTTGCCCATGGCGGCATGGACAACGGAGCGCCCGGCGAGCGCCAGTACCATCCCGGCTACTATGCTGCATTTCTCTTCGATCCGGACGGCAACAATATCGAGGCGGTCTATCATGGACCGACAACGCGCTCGTCCGCCGATGTCCTCGTGCGTCCGATCGAGATCTGA
- a CDS encoding superoxide dismutase, which translates to MAFELPNLPYDYDALAPYMSRETLEYHHDKHHLAYVTNGNKLAEEAGLSNLSVEEVVKKSYGTNQPLFNNAGQHYNHIHFWKWMKKGGGGTSLPGKLDAAIKSDLGGYDKFRGDFIAAGTGQFGSGWAWLSVKNGKLEISKTPNGENPLVHGASPILGVDVWEHSYYIDYRNARPKYLEAFVDNLINWDYVLEMYEAATK; encoded by the coding sequence ATGGCTTTCGAATTGCCGAACCTTCCCTATGATTACGATGCTCTCGCCCCCTACATGTCGCGCGAAACGCTCGAATACCACCACGACAAGCATCACCTTGCTTACGTGACGAACGGCAACAAGCTCGCCGAGGAAGCCGGTCTTTCCAATCTTTCGGTGGAGGAAGTCGTCAAGAAGTCCTATGGCACCAACCAGCCGCTGTTCAACAATGCCGGCCAGCACTACAACCACATCCACTTCTGGAAGTGGATGAAGAAAGGCGGCGGCGGCACCAGCCTGCCGGGCAAGCTCGACGCGGCCATCAAGTCCGATCTCGGCGGTTACGACAAGTTCCGTGGCGATTTCATCGCTGCCGGCACCGGCCAGTTCGGCTCCGGTTGGGCCTGGCTTTCGGTCAAGAATGGCAAGCTTGAAATCTCCAAGACGCCGAACGGCGAAAACCCGCTCGTCCACGGCGCCTCGCCGATCCTCGGCGTCGATGTCTGGGAGCATTCCTATTACATCGACTACCGCAACGCCCGTCCGAAATATCTCGAAGCTTTCGTCGACAACCTCATCAACTGGGACTACGTCCTCGAAATGTACGAAGCAGCCACCAAGTAA
- a CDS encoding helix-turn-helix transcriptional regulator, with protein MRKASRLFEIIQILRLARKPVTAADIAEALEVTPRSIYRDIAALQAMRVPIEGERGIGYILRPGFDLPPLMFSIEETEAIVLALAFLARTADEELRAAARRVSQKITGAVPQPLRQAFQSQALHAWGSVAVAPPAIDLALVRRAIRDEQKLALDYRDELGRATERTVRPLALIYYSEHAMMVAWCELRQDIRNFRADRVEHCEPAGEFFHGEGDKLRQLWIAGWKMNAAQPLEAGDS; from the coding sequence GTGCGCAAGGCATCGCGGCTATTCGAGATCATCCAGATTCTAAGGCTCGCCAGGAAACCGGTCACCGCGGCAGACATTGCCGAAGCGTTGGAGGTCACGCCGCGCTCGATCTACCGTGATATTGCCGCCTTGCAGGCGATGCGGGTGCCGATCGAGGGTGAACGCGGCATCGGCTACATTCTGAGGCCCGGCTTCGACCTGCCGCCCTTGATGTTCTCGATCGAGGAGACGGAGGCGATCGTGCTGGCACTTGCCTTCCTCGCACGCACCGCCGACGAGGAACTGAGAGCGGCGGCGCGACGGGTCAGTCAGAAAATCACCGGCGCCGTGCCGCAGCCTCTTCGCCAGGCCTTCCAGTCGCAAGCGCTGCACGCCTGGGGTTCGGTCGCAGTTGCGCCACCGGCCATCGACCTCGCCTTAGTCCGCCGCGCGATCCGCGACGAACAGAAACTGGCGCTCGACTACCGCGACGAACTCGGGCGGGCAACGGAACGCACGGTGCGGCCGCTGGCGCTGATCTACTATTCGGAACATGCGATGATGGTTGCCTGGTGCGAATTGCGGCAGGATATCCGCAACTTTCGCGCCGACCGGGTGGAGCACTGCGAGCCGGCCGGCGAATTTTTCCATGGCGAGGGCGACAAGCTCAGGCAGCTCTGGATCGCCGGGTGGAAAATGAATGCAGCGCAGCCGCTTGAGGCGGGCGACTCATAG
- a CDS encoding LysE family translocator encodes MSYAENLWLFFTLLFGIIVVPGMDMVFVLANAVTGGRSSGLSATAGIMAGGVLHTLYAALGVSVILHLVPQLFNVLLVAGAAYIAWIGFSLLRSSITIGSLESGARLSHWASFRQGALTSLMNPKAYLFMLAVYPQFLRPQFGPVWSQAAVMAVMIALTQLAVYGGLALAAGRGRDLLVGSPGATVAIGRAAGLLLVVIAAFTVWQGWIGAR; translated from the coding sequence ATGAGCTACGCTGAAAATCTCTGGCTTTTCTTCACTCTACTCTTCGGCATCATCGTTGTACCCGGCATGGATATGGTATTCGTGCTCGCCAACGCAGTGACCGGCGGGCGGTCCTCCGGCCTGTCGGCGACGGCCGGCATCATGGCGGGCGGTGTGCTGCACACGCTCTATGCCGCACTCGGCGTCAGCGTTATCCTTCATCTGGTGCCGCAGTTGTTCAACGTTCTGCTTGTCGCCGGTGCCGCCTACATCGCCTGGATCGGCTTTTCTCTTCTCCGCAGTTCCATCACCATCGGCAGCCTCGAGAGCGGCGCAAGACTGTCGCACTGGGCGAGCTTTCGACAAGGGGCGCTTACAAGCCTGATGAACCCCAAAGCCTATCTCTTCATGCTGGCCGTCTATCCGCAGTTCCTGCGGCCGCAATTCGGTCCGGTCTGGTCCCAGGCTGCCGTCATGGCCGTGATGATCGCCTTGACGCAGCTTGCCGTCTACGGCGGGCTCGCGCTTGCCGCAGGGCGCGGCCGGGATCTGCTCGTCGGCAGCCCGGGCGCCACGGTCGCGATCGGTCGCGCCGCCGGCCTTCTGCTTGTTGTTATCGCAGCTTTCACCGTATGGCAGGGGTGGATCGGCGCTAGGTAA
- a CDS encoding c-type cytochrome produces the protein MKIRAFMLAAVLAGVGVTAVTAADEPQAVRQQLMKKVGAAAGALSGIAKGEKPYDADIVKASLATISETVKIFPNHFPEGSETGMETEASPKIWENMGDFKAKAAKLGSDAEKLLAELPADQAGVGAALGVLGKDCGSCHETYRLKKE, from the coding sequence ATGAAGATACGAGCTTTTATGCTTGCTGCCGTCCTGGCAGGCGTTGGTGTTACTGCTGTCACTGCAGCGGACGAACCCCAAGCGGTCCGCCAGCAATTGATGAAGAAAGTCGGAGCCGCTGCCGGCGCCCTCAGTGGTATCGCCAAGGGCGAAAAGCCGTACGATGCCGACATCGTCAAGGCATCGCTGGCGACGATCAGCGAGACGGTGAAAATCTTCCCGAACCATTTCCCGGAGGGTTCGGAAACCGGCATGGAGACCGAAGCGAGTCCGAAGATTTGGGAGAACATGGGTGACTTCAAAGCGAAGGCCGCCAAGCTGGGCAGCGATGCCGAGAAGCTTCTTGCCGAGCTTCCCGCCGATCAGGCCGGCGTCGGCGCCGCCCTCGGCGTTCTCGGCAAGGATTGCGGTAGCTGTCACGAGACCTATCGTCTGAAAAAAGAGTGA
- a CDS encoding c-type cytochrome — protein MGRRTRKLMSGLVLLAVAGAGAFWWLTKPAPRDEAYWQDIGEPDLANGEQVFWAGGCASCHAAPGAQDDARLVLSGGRILKSPFGTFHVPNISPDETAGIGSWTLAEFGDAVTRGIGRSGEHLYPSFPYGSYARMTVRDVNDLWGYLQTLPKSANAAPPHELPFPYNIRLAVGVWKLLFFDDEPRVEINTADAKLARGQYLVEGPGHCGECHTPRNALGGFEAGKWLAGAPNPEGKGRIPDITPGSKSIGSWSASDIASYLETGFTPEFDTVGGLMVEVQKNMARLPPSDREAIAAYLKALPAQ, from the coding sequence ATGGGCCGGCGAACAAGGAAGCTGATGTCTGGTCTGGTCCTGCTGGCGGTTGCGGGCGCCGGTGCCTTCTGGTGGCTGACGAAACCGGCGCCACGGGATGAGGCCTACTGGCAGGATATTGGCGAGCCGGATCTTGCCAACGGCGAGCAGGTCTTCTGGGCCGGGGGCTGCGCCAGTTGTCATGCCGCGCCGGGGGCGCAGGACGATGCCCGGCTCGTACTTTCGGGGGGACGGATCCTGAAAAGTCCCTTCGGCACCTTCCATGTCCCGAACATCTCGCCCGATGAGACCGCCGGCATCGGCAGTTGGACGCTTGCGGAGTTCGGCGACGCCGTGACGCGCGGCATCGGAAGAAGCGGAGAACATCTCTATCCGTCTTTCCCCTACGGCTCCTACGCACGGATGACCGTCAGGGACGTCAACGATCTCTGGGGATATTTGCAGACGTTGCCGAAAAGTGCCAATGCGGCGCCACCCCATGAATTGCCGTTTCCCTACAATATCCGCCTCGCTGTCGGCGTCTGGAAGCTGCTGTTCTTCGATGACGAGCCGCGCGTTGAGATAAATACCGCCGACGCCAAGCTCGCCCGCGGGCAATATCTCGTCGAAGGTCCCGGCCATTGCGGCGAATGCCATACGCCCCGCAATGCGCTCGGTGGATTCGAGGCAGGCAAGTGGCTGGCGGGCGCGCCGAATCCGGAAGGCAAGGGTCGCATCCCCGATATCACGCCGGGCTCGAAAAGCATCGGCAGTTGGAGCGCGTCCGACATCGCCTCCTACCTGGAAACAGGATTCACGCCGGAATTCGATACGGTCGGTGGCTTGATGGTCGAGGTGCAGAAAAACATGGCAAGGCTTCCGCCGTCCGACCGTGAAGCGATCGCTGCCTATCTGAAAGCGCTGCCAGCGCAATAG
- a CDS encoding DJ-1/PfpI family protein yields MRLAIVLTEGFADWECALLMATARTEFGLDMLIAAPEGTVVTSMGGLCITPHLPTKTLTPAEFDGLVLCGGPIWETAAAPDLTATIRAFHGEDRVVAAICGATLALAASGILDAADHTGNAAESLSRVPGYRGQAHYCDQPQALRSGRLVTAAGTAPVSFTAEIFHALGLGSEELDGYLARFGKEHLLT; encoded by the coding sequence ATGCGTCTGGCGATCGTTTTGACAGAAGGGTTTGCCGACTGGGAATGTGCGCTGTTGATGGCCACGGCGCGCACCGAGTTCGGCCTCGACATGCTTATTGCCGCACCTGAAGGCACGGTTGTGACATCGATGGGCGGACTTTGCATCACACCGCATCTGCCGACGAAAACGCTTACACCGGCGGAGTTCGATGGTCTTGTGCTTTGCGGCGGGCCGATCTGGGAAACCGCCGCAGCGCCCGATCTCACGGCCACCATCCGTGCCTTTCACGGGGAGGATCGCGTGGTGGCAGCGATTTGCGGCGCAACACTTGCGCTCGCCGCCAGCGGCATTCTCGACGCGGCGGACCATACCGGCAACGCGGCCGAGAGCCTTTCGAGGGTCCCCGGCTATCGCGGGCAAGCGCACTACTGCGATCAGCCGCAAGCGCTTCGCAGCGGTCGATTGGTGACGGCTGCGGGCACCGCACCGGTCAGCTTCACGGCCGAGATTTTCCATGCACTCGGCCTCGGTTCGGAGGAACTGGACGGCTATCTTGCGCGCTTCGGCAAGGAGCATCTGCTCACCTGA
- a CDS encoding GNAT family N-acetyltransferase, with amino-acid sequence MLQTATANLHPMPSTRASMVTIRCAKLRDLPELREMIAELAAHHGDAAPITPERLERDLFGRTPWITALVAEAGNQLIGYAILVPQYRAAEGMRGMELHHLFVRPGHRGTGIGRHLVAKAREQAKIAGCEYLSVSAATGNFQAHHFYESERFVPRPVTGMRYLQKLG; translated from the coding sequence ATGCTGCAGACTGCCACCGCTAACCTTCATCCCATGCCATCCACGCGAGCGTCCATGGTGACGATTCGCTGCGCCAAGCTCCGCGATCTCCCCGAACTGCGAGAGATGATAGCAGAGCTTGCCGCCCACCACGGCGATGCCGCTCCGATAACGCCGGAACGGCTTGAGAGGGACCTTTTCGGCCGTACGCCCTGGATAACCGCGCTCGTTGCGGAAGCCGGCAATCAATTGATCGGCTACGCGATACTCGTCCCCCAATACCGGGCGGCCGAAGGCATGCGCGGCATGGAACTGCATCACCTCTTCGTGCGCCCCGGTCATCGCGGCACCGGCATCGGCCGCCACCTCGTCGCCAAAGCCCGCGAGCAGGCGAAGATAGCCGGCTGCGAGTATCTTTCGGTCAGCGCCGCTACCGGCAATTTCCAGGCGCATCACTTCTACGAGTCCGAACGTTTCGTGCCGCGTCCGGTGACCGGCATGCGTTATTTGCAGAAGCTCGGCTGA
- a CDS encoding MerR family transcriptional regulator, which produces MYSIGDLSRRTGVKIPTIRYYEQMGLLAAPERSEGNQRRYEKRELERLAFIRHARDLGLSIDAIRELLALSQHPERPCGEADRIATEHLASVRERISRLRKLEHELERIVACHGDHTIGDCYVIRALADHSMCDSEH; this is translated from the coding sequence ATGTATTCGATCGGCGACCTTTCCCGACGCACGGGTGTGAAAATCCCGACAATTCGCTACTACGAGCAAATGGGACTGCTTGCGGCGCCCGAACGCTCGGAAGGCAATCAGCGGCGCTATGAAAAGCGGGAGCTCGAACGCCTCGCCTTCATTCGCCACGCGCGTGATTTGGGACTTTCGATCGATGCGATCCGCGAGCTCCTGGCACTCAGCCAGCATCCGGAACGACCCTGCGGGGAGGCAGACCGAATAGCAACGGAACATCTCGCTTCCGTGCGGGAAAGGATCTCCCGACTGAGAAAACTAGAGCATGAGCTTGAGCGTATCGTCGCCTGCCATGGCGATCACACGATCGGCGATTGCTATGTCATTCGGGCACTCGCCGATCACTCTATGTGCGATAGCGAGCACTGA